A stretch of the Musa acuminata AAA Group cultivar baxijiao chromosome BXJ2-7, Cavendish_Baxijiao_AAA, whole genome shotgun sequence genome encodes the following:
- the LOC103981115 gene encoding small ribosomal subunit protein mS81 (rPPR8) has translation MRNAWRNLSLRSLPWIASRGPRVSPPNLLVKVPELKNPSFLLPFVGRIRSPSYLAIRWFSSDPAGSDEIKAELESLDLSFDRETMDLVLRDLKCVHSASEDGRVKLNSESYNRMLQTLRNNGRSEEFWRVVGTMRKKGFGISKATYLSVSKSFREEKMEKDVNLLNEAYSLITGRNEAETASREICKILREEEPGEILQKKLDDIDDSLLSELVGVVLELTSLHPEKALLLMEQVEKRSSLKIDGGVYNAMARILGRKDCINEFQDLLRKMRDQGHELELKTYIKVSHWFHQRKMIAEVADLYEFAMSGTVKPPPEDFLFLLKKIVLSKDLDLDLITQVVRIFVEDGNSIKRSVFGGVLKSLRSVGRLGECDKVLTAMEQGGFAADSSVHDRVVIGLCDAGRSDGAFKYLDNIENEGYSLDVKTWTYLVKKHSVAGELEQALSCFKVMTERRGGENVGCAFEELMKGYCQKDKIKDAHKVLNEMVTKRNVQPWHSTYKFLIEMFINQGYLKESFSLLEPMKSHGFPPYIDPYISYMSKSGTVDDAMGFLKAMTVKEFPSRTVFMRVFETLLKAGRHDMAHGILSKSPGSVRNHADVLDLFYSMKPDDASAVIA, from the coding sequence ATGAGGAATGCGTGGAGGAATCTCTCGCTGCGAAGCCTCCCTTGGATCGCTTCCCGCGGCCCCAGAGTTAGCCCTCCCAACCTCCTGGTGAAGGTTCCGGAACTCAAAAacccttcctttctcctcccgttTGTCGGCAGGATTCGCTCTCCGTCGTACCTTGCAATCCGCTGGTTCTCGTCGGATCCGGCCGGTTCGGATGAGATCAAAGCAGAGTTGGAGTCCCTCGACCTCTCGTTCGACCGGGAGACCATGGATTTGGTGCTTCGGGATCTCAAGTGCGTGCATTCCGCTTCGGAGGATGGACGCGTCAAGCTGAATTCAGAATCCTACAATCGAATGCTTCAAACCCTTCGAAACAATGGGCGGTCAGAGGAATTCTGGCGTGTTGTTGGGACCATGAGAAAGAAAGGCTTTGGGATCTCTAAAGCCACCTACTTGTCCGTCTCAAAGAGTTTTCGCGAGGAGAAAATGGAGAAAGATGTCAATTTGTTGAATGAAGCCTACTCTCTGATCACTGGTAGAAACGAGGCTGAAACGGCGAGTCGGGAAATTTGCAAGATCTTGAGGGAAGAGGAACCAGGTGAAATCCTTCAAAAGAAGCTGGATGATATCGATGACAGCTTGTTATCCGAGTTGGTCGGTGTGGTCTTGGAGTTGACTAGCCTGCACCCTGAGAAAGCTTTGCTGTTGATGGAGCAGGTAGAAAAGAGGTCGTCCTTGAAGATTGATGGCGGTGTTTATAATGCTATGGCCAGGATTTTGGGTCGAAAAGATTGCATCAATGAGTTTCAGGATCTCCTTCGGAAGATGAGAGATCAGGGTCATGAATTGGAGTTGAAAACATATATCAAAGTGTCACACTGGTTTCACCAGCGAAAGATGATTGCAGAAGTGGCAGATTTGTATGAGTTTGCGATGAGTGGTACAGTGAAGCCTCCACCTGAGGATTTCTTGTTCCTCTTGAAGAAGATAGTTTTGAGTAAAGATCTAGATTTGGATTTGATTACCCAGGTTGTCCGCATTTTTGTGGAAGATGGAAATTCCATCAAGAGATCGGTTTTTGGTGGAGTTCTTAAATCCTTGAGGAGCGTTGGTAGATTGGGGGAGTGTGATAAGGTCTTAACGGCCATGGAACAGGGAGGATTTGCGGCTGATAGTTCTGTACATGATCGGGTAGTCATCGGACTTTGTGATGCTGGGAGGTCGGATGGAGCCTTCAAATACTTGGACAATATTGAAAATGAAGGCTATAGTTTGGATGTGAAGACATGGACATATTTGGTCAAAAAACATTCGGTGGCTGGCGAACTAGAACAAGCATTGTCTTGCTTCAAGGTGATGACAGAAAGAAGGGGTGGTGAAAATGTTGGTTGTGCCTTTGAGGAGCTGATGAAAGGATATTGCCAGAAGGACAAAATAAAAGATGCACACAAGGTTCTAAATGAGATGGTAACTAAAAGAAATGTACAGCCTTGGCACAGCACCTACAAGTTTCTAATTGAAATGTTCATAAATCAAGGGTACCTTAAGGAATCTTTTAGTCTTCTGGAACCGATGAAAAGTCATGGTTTTCCTCCGTATATTGACCCGTATATAAGTTATATGTCAAAGTCGGGGACCGTGGATGATGCAATGGGTTTTCTGAAGGCTATGACGGTGAAGGAGTTTCCTTCTAGAACGGTGTTCATGCGCGTTTTTGAAACACTACTCAAAGCAGGCAGGCATGACATGGCGCATGGTATACTTTCTAAATCTCCAGGATCCGTCCGTAATCATGCTGATGTCTTGGATCTGTTCTACTCAATGAAACCAGACGATGCTTCTGCAGTCATTGCTTAG
- the LOC135617435 gene encoding glucose-1-phosphate adenylyltransferase small subunit, chloroplastic/amyloplastic-like, whose protein sequence is MAAMGIAKLPPLNNSVHPAHRKSPTPCLASSNPRLSSSFHVSGGNDNILLLRKAAIASGRRTASGARTPVLVSPKAVSDSRSSQTCLDPDASRSVLGIILGGGAGTRLYPLTKKRAKPAVPLGANYRLIDIPVSNCLNSNILKIYVLTQFNSASLNRHLSRAYASNMGGYQNEGFVEVLAAQQSPENPNWFQGTADAVRQYLWLFEEHNVMEYLILAGDHLYRMDYEKFIQAHRETNADITVAALPMDEKRATAFGLMKIDEEGRIIEFAEKPKGDQLKAMKVDTTILGLDNERAKEMPFIASMGIYVISKDIMLQLLRDKFAGANDFGSEVIPGATNVGMRVQAYLYDGYWEDIGTIEAFYNANLGITKKPVPDFSFYDRTSPIYTQPRYLPPSKMLDADVTDSVIGEGCVIKNCKIHHSVIGLRSCISEGAVLEDTLLMGADYYETDADRRLLAAKGSVPMGIGRNSHVKRAIIDKNARIGENVKIINCDNVQEAARETDGYFIKSGIVTVIKDALIPSGTVI, encoded by the exons ATGGCGGCGATGGGAATCGCAAAATTACCGCCGCTCAACAATTCCGTTCATCCTGCCCATCGGAAATCTCCGACGCCCTGCCTTGCATCTTCCAATCCCCGCCTTTCCTCTTCCTTTCACGTCTCCGGTGGAAACGATAATATCCTCCTCCTCCGTAAGGCGGCGATTGCGTCGGGGCGGAGGACGGCGTCCGGTGCGAGGACCCCGGTCCTGGTCTCCCCCAAAGCCGTTTCCGACTCGCGGAGCTCGCAGACCTGCCTCGATCCTGATGCAAGCCGG AGTGTTTTGGGTATTATACTTGGGGGAGGAGCTGGGACGAGGTTGTATCCTTTAACAAAGAAGAGGGCTAAACCTGCAGTACCACTTGGAGCCAACTACAGGCTAATCGACATTCCTGTCAGCAATTGCTTGAACAGTAATATTTTAAAGATCTACGTTCTGACACAGTTCAATTCTGCATCTCTGAACCGCCATCTTTCACGGGCCTATGCGAGTAACATGGGTGGCTACCAGAATGAAGGCTTTGTTGAAGTTCTTGCTGCACAACAGAGTCCAGAGAACCCAAACTGGTTTCAG GGTACTGCTGATGCTGTAAGGCAATACCTGTGGCTCTTTGAGGAGCACAATGTCATGGAGTATCTAATTCTTGCTGGAGACCATTTGTATCGCATGGACTATGAGAAGTTCATTCAAGCGCACAGAGAAACAAATGCTGACATTACTGTGGCTGCGCTTCCAATGGATGAAAAACGTGCAACTGCTTTTGGTCTAATGAAAATTGATGAAGAAGGACGGATAATTGAATTTGCAGAAAAGCCAAAAGGAGATCAGCTGAAGGCGATGAAG GTTGATACCACAATTTTAGGCCTGGACAATGAAAGAGCAAAAGAGATGCCTTTCATTGCTAGTATGGGTATCTATGTGATCAGCAAGGATATAATGTTGCAGTTGCTTCGTGATAAATTTGCTGGAGCAAATGACTTTGGGAGTGAAGTTATCCCTGGTGCAACTAATGTTGGGATGAGG GTACAAGCTTATTTATATGATGGTTACTGGGAGGACATTGGTACAATTGAGGCATTTTACAATGCAAATCTTGGAATTACTAAAAAGCCAGTACCAGATTTCAG CTTTTATGATCGTACATCTCCAATTTATACACAACCCCGATATTTACCTCCTTCCAAGATGCTGGATGCTGATGTAACTGATAGTGTTATTGGCGAGGGatgtgtgatcaag AACTGCAAGATCCACCATTCTGTAATTGGTCTTCGTTCTTGTATATCGGAAGGTGCAGTCCTCGAAGACACTCTACTGATGGGAGCAGATTATTATGAG ACTGATGCTGATAGGAGGCTGTTAGCTGCAAAAGGCAGTGTTCCCATGGGCATCGGAAGAAATTCTCACGTCAAAAGAGCCATCATCGACAAGAATGCTCGCATTGGGGAGAATGTCAAG ATCATCAACTGTGATAACGTGCAAGAAGCGGCAAGAGAGACGGACGGATACTTCATCAAGAGTGGCATCGTCACTGTCATCAAAGATGCACTGATCCCTAGTGGAACTGTCATCTAG